In Flavobacterium endoglycinae, one DNA window encodes the following:
- a CDS encoding UDP-2,3-diacylglucosamine diphosphatase: MKKIYFASDQHFGAPTPELSLPREKKFVAWLDEVKEDAEAIFLLGDLFDFWFEYKTVVPKGFVRILGKLAEIRDSGIPIYFFVGNHDLWMNDYFETELNIPVYHDNKEFTFNGKTFLIGHGDGKGPGDKGYKRMKKVFTNPFSKWLFRWLHPDVGVSLAQYLSVKNKLISGDEDIKFLGEEKEWLILYAKRKLETKHYNYFVFGHRHLPMIRQVGENSEYVNLGDWIGYFTYGVFDGEKFEIKEYKK, translated from the coding sequence ATGAAAAAAATATATTTTGCTTCAGATCAGCATTTTGGTGCGCCAACTCCTGAATTGAGTTTACCCCGTGAAAAGAAATTCGTGGCTTGGCTGGATGAGGTTAAAGAAGATGCCGAAGCCATTTTTTTGTTAGGAGATTTATTTGATTTTTGGTTTGAATATAAAACAGTTGTTCCAAAGGGTTTTGTGCGCATTTTAGGAAAACTGGCTGAAATTCGTGACAGCGGAATTCCGATTTATTTCTTTGTTGGAAATCATGATTTGTGGATGAATGATTATTTCGAAACTGAATTGAATATTCCAGTCTATCATGATAATAAAGAATTTACCTTTAACGGAAAAACGTTTTTAATTGGTCACGGAGATGGAAAAGGACCTGGTGATAAAGGATACAAAAGAATGAAAAAAGTCTTTACCAATCCGTTTTCAAAATGGCTTTTCCGCTGGCTTCATCCTGACGTTGGCGTAAGTTTAGCCCAATATTTATCGGTTAAAAACAAATTGATTTCTGGCGATGAAGACATTAAGTTTTTAGGCGAAGAAAAAGAATGGCTGATTTTGTACGCTAAGCGAAAGCTGGAAACCAAACACTATAATTATTTTGTCTTTGGACATCGACATCTGCCAATGATTCGTCAAGTTGGTGAAAATTCCGAATATGTTAATTTAGGCGATTGGATTGGTTATTTTACGTACGGCGTTTTTGATGGTGAAAAATTTGAAATTAAAGAATACAAAAAATAA
- a CDS encoding FeoB-associated Cys-rich membrane protein — translation MDINWTIIGIVAALVIILVVLTVRKNQKEKKKLTDLLNNDFKKTEEYEVNAEDSANEK, via the coding sequence ATGGATATCAATTGGACTATAATAGGGATAGTAGCTGCACTGGTAATTATTTTGGTTGTTCTAACGGTTAGAAAAAATCAGAAAGAAAAAAAGAAACTAACAGACTTGCTGAATAACGATTTCAAAAAAACTGAGGAATATGAGGTGAATGCTGAGGATTCGGCAAATGAGAAATAG
- a CDS encoding 6-pyruvoyl trahydropterin synthase family protein — protein MSNIRITKQFSFETGHALYGYDGKCKNVHGHSYKLSVTVIGSPITDRSNVKFGMVIDFSDLKKIVKEEIVDQFDHATVFNQTTPHVELANELKNRGHHVILVDYQPTSENMVVDFAERIMARLPKGISLFSLKLQETESSFAEWYASDNL, from the coding sequence ATGAGTAATATCAGAATTACAAAACAATTTAGTTTCGAAACCGGTCACGCGTTGTACGGTTACGACGGAAAATGCAAAAATGTTCACGGGCACAGTTATAAATTATCAGTAACTGTTATTGGTTCTCCAATTACGGATCGATCGAATGTGAAATTCGGAATGGTGATTGATTTTTCGGATCTAAAGAAGATTGTAAAAGAAGAAATCGTCGATCAGTTTGATCACGCAACTGTTTTCAATCAGACTACACCGCATGTTGAACTGGCAAATGAATTAAAAAACCGCGGTCATCATGTCATTTTAGTAGATTATCAGCCAACCAGCGAAAATATGGTGGTTGATTTTGCAGAAAGAATCATGGCACGTTTACCAAAAGGAATTTCTCTTTTCTCACTAAAACTTCAAGAAACCGAATCTTCATTTGCAGAATGGTACGCTTCTGATAATTTATAA
- a CDS encoding SMI1/KNR4 family protein: MEEIKNRVTECELEYDEIHELAPATNEEIEMITPYFSQPIPEELITFYKTVGGIESDEIFRIFSPENLFNQIQERAELEHNSIGIIDMIIAFWGNDRPEFQQYELLTEEETEKINKAFPCIGWIMSEEDNYESGEYFIFDKKGHFMNLYCHQDDLVKTKNQLLKLLESGLPERSLENVLEELFERAQGNLSRWD; encoded by the coding sequence ATGGAAGAAATTAAAAACCGTGTTACTGAATGTGAACTTGAATATGATGAAATCCATGAATTAGCTCCTGCCACAAATGAGGAAATCGAAATGATTACGCCTTATTTTTCGCAGCCTATTCCCGAAGAATTAATCACTTTTTACAAAACGGTAGGCGGAATAGAATCGGATGAAATCTTCCGTATTTTTTCTCCTGAAAATCTTTTTAATCAAATTCAGGAACGAGCGGAACTTGAACACAACTCGATCGGAATTATTGATATGATTATTGCTTTTTGGGGAAATGACAGACCCGAATTTCAGCAATACGAACTCCTGACTGAAGAAGAAACCGAAAAAATAAACAAAGCTTTTCCTTGTATTGGCTGGATTATGTCTGAAGAAGACAATTATGAAAGCGGAGAGTATTTTATTTTTGATAAAAAGGGCCATTTCATGAATTTATATTGTCATCAAGATGATTTGGTAAAGACTAAAAATCAATTACTTAAACTTTTAGAATCAGGTCTTCCTGAAAGATCTCTCGAAAATGTTCTTGAAGAACTTTTTGAAAGAGCCCAAGGAAATTTAAGCCGCTGGGACTAA
- a CDS encoding enoyl-CoA hydratase/isomerase family protein, with product MSLENLNGSLETSFQNTIATVQFGHPASNSFPRQLLDKLTAEINSLSRNETVSVIVLKSEGAKAFCSGASFDELLQVENEEEGKEFFSGFAHLLNAMRNCSKLIIGRVQGKAVGGGVGIISACDYVFAAKESDVKLSELAIGIGPFVIEPAVSRKIGKTAMTEMTLAPHQWKSAEWAFQKGLFSVLCELSVLDAEVESYAQKLSSYNPEALHEMKKIIWEGTETWESLLFERAAITGKLVLSDFTRTALLQFKK from the coding sequence ATGAGTTTAGAAAATCTAAATGGAAGTTTAGAAACTTCTTTTCAAAATACAATTGCAACAGTACAATTTGGGCATCCTGCCAGCAATTCTTTTCCACGTCAATTATTGGATAAACTTACGGCAGAGATTAATTCGTTGAGCCGAAATGAAACCGTATCTGTTATTGTTTTAAAGAGCGAAGGAGCTAAGGCTTTTTGTTCTGGCGCTTCGTTTGATGAACTTTTGCAGGTTGAAAATGAAGAAGAGGGAAAAGAGTTTTTTTCTGGTTTTGCTCATTTACTCAATGCAATGCGCAATTGCAGTAAATTAATAATCGGACGTGTTCAAGGAAAAGCCGTTGGAGGAGGAGTAGGGATTATATCGGCCTGTGATTATGTTTTTGCTGCGAAAGAAAGCGATGTAAAATTATCAGAACTCGCCATCGGAATTGGACCTTTTGTAATTGAACCCGCCGTTTCCAGAAAAATTGGCAAAACAGCAATGACCGAAATGACGCTGGCGCCACACCAATGGAAATCTGCAGAATGGGCTTTTCAAAAAGGGCTTTTCTCAGTTTTATGCGAATTGTCTGTTTTAGATGCTGAGGTTGAAAGTTATGCTCAAAAACTAAGTTCATACAATCCCGAAGCTTTACACGAAATGAAAAAGATCATTTGGGAAGGAACTGAAACTTGGGAATCGCTTTTATTCGAACGTGCCGCCATTACAGGAAAATTAGTTTTGTCTGATTTTACAAGAACGGCTTTATTACAATTTAAAAAATAA
- a CDS encoding oxidoreductase: MNLKYHAIIVISFLFIVSCKKEENKTIETPSAENAVVENDTLQNQEQSSLKESINLFTLIPKDSSDVAFVSLSDIYPVGEENDTLALPNIEKIGKQKAQYFTFEKNYRKRFLSKTNISESDSVFVYDYAKNKLASFLVKNLKTAAFLNGYSSEEDWPYHNYDFMIGFEINIKYLKGFSEYYRDAIVYVGKENPFAKQKLVPIDWKKITAKDFPSKPLKGEDQKTLKGTSKGTTYAFKTANYNYFLQDYLDNRKILFGRRLLVTDAKTKEIIIEKLYSQSEGTSPSPLNYEESPETINQWTGKLFKNKPEVVFGFLYESFGCPGISIIDKSNEEIYLQCDNRH; encoded by the coding sequence ATGAATTTAAAATACCACGCCATTATTGTCATTTCATTTCTTTTTATAGTTTCCTGCAAAAAAGAAGAAAATAAAACCATTGAAACACCTTCGGCAGAAAATGCAGTTGTTGAAAATGATACTTTACAAAACCAGGAACAAAGTTCACTAAAAGAAAGCATCAATTTATTTACCCTTATCCCAAAAGACAGCAGCGATGTTGCTTTTGTTTCCCTTTCGGATATTTATCCTGTAGGCGAAGAAAATGATACACTTGCTTTACCAAATATTGAAAAAATAGGCAAACAGAAGGCTCAATATTTTACGTTCGAAAAAAATTACAGAAAAAGATTTTTATCTAAAACCAATATTTCCGAAAGTGATTCGGTATTTGTTTATGATTATGCCAAAAATAAACTCGCTTCTTTTTTGGTTAAAAATCTAAAAACGGCCGCTTTTTTAAACGGATATTCATCTGAAGAAGATTGGCCGTATCACAATTATGATTTTATGATTGGTTTTGAAATCAATATAAAATACCTAAAAGGTTTCAGCGAATACTATCGTGATGCGATCGTATATGTAGGCAAAGAAAATCCGTTTGCAAAACAAAAATTAGTTCCCATTGACTGGAAAAAAATTACTGCTAAAGATTTTCCTTCGAAACCCTTAAAAGGCGAAGATCAAAAAACGTTAAAAGGAACTTCAAAAGGAACTACTTACGCTTTTAAAACAGCTAATTACAATTATTTTCTTCAGGATTATTTAGACAATCGAAAAATTCTTTTTGGCAGACGTCTTTTGGTAACCGATGCTAAAACAAAAGAAATTATAATTGAAAAATTATACAGCCAGAGCGAAGGAACTTCTCCTTCTCCATTAAATTATGAAGAAAGTCCAGAAACAATTAATCAATGGACGGGGAAGCTTTTTAAAAATAAACCAGAAGTTGTGTTCGGTTTTTTATATGAATCATTTGGCTGTCCGGGAATTTCAATTATCGATAAATCAAATGAAGAAATTTATCTGCAGTGCGATAATCGTCATTAA
- a CDS encoding cytochrome c3 family protein: MKKAVFRLTLALLAILFVSCNNKSEEYIDPRGTDYAGSESCIQCHKVQSEMAFKSSHFKATAPAILGNVSGDFDSKNHTFIYDKDTKLVMEKDGDSLYQVLYKNGKETARYKFEIVFGTKHAQTSVYWKNNNTYELPVSFYHSINNWATSPGFPADKPYFDRMVVKDCYACHSSNISSRALNQSSADRNFMSMEVEDVVDKKTIVYGIDCERCHGPAKKHVEFHLKNPNVKVANNITSFKTLSREQKLDACALCHAGNDGMKLKSRFDFKPGDHLSDYFRETRSINDTTQFDVHGNQFRLMAQSKCFANSQKMDCITCHNPHENASKSMASYSKICMSCHQGLQHNETTLKIMPEKLMASNCIECHMPKKSSNAISFQLSNSKQLSNYILRTHKIGIYPNAKK, translated from the coding sequence ATGAAAAAAGCTGTATTTCGACTAACCTTAGCACTTCTGGCAATTCTCTTTGTCAGCTGCAATAATAAATCTGAAGAATATATTGATCCTCGCGGAACTGATTATGCAGGATCTGAAAGCTGTATTCAATGCCATAAAGTGCAATCTGAAATGGCTTTCAAAAGTTCGCATTTTAAAGCGACGGCGCCAGCTATTTTAGGAAATGTTTCTGGCGATTTCGATTCGAAAAATCATACTTTCATTTACGATAAAGACACCAAACTAGTCATGGAAAAAGATGGCGATAGTTTGTATCAGGTTTTATATAAAAACGGCAAAGAAACAGCGAGATATAAATTTGAAATCGTTTTTGGAACCAAACACGCGCAAACTTCTGTTTACTGGAAAAACAACAATACCTACGAACTTCCAGTATCTTTTTACCATTCTATAAACAATTGGGCTACAAGTCCAGGTTTTCCTGCCGACAAACCTTATTTTGACCGAATGGTAGTTAAGGATTGTTATGCTTGCCATAGTTCCAATATTAGTTCCAGAGCACTTAATCAAAGCTCGGCAGACCGAAATTTTATGTCGATGGAAGTTGAAGATGTTGTAGACAAAAAAACAATTGTGTACGGAATTGACTGTGAGCGCTGCCATGGTCCAGCTAAAAAACACGTTGAATTTCATTTAAAAAATCCAAACGTAAAAGTTGCCAATAACATTACGAGTTTTAAAACTTTAAGCAGAGAACAAAAACTAGACGCCTGTGCGCTTTGTCATGCAGGAAACGATGGTATGAAATTAAAATCTCGTTTTGATTTTAAACCCGGAGATCATTTATCTGATTATTTCCGTGAAACAAGAAGTATAAACGATACCACTCAATTTGATGTGCATGGAAATCAATTTCGATTAATGGCGCAAAGTAAATGTTTTGCCAACAGTCAAAAAATGGATTGTATTACATGCCACAATCCACATGAAAATGCTTCTAAAAGTATGGCTTCGTATTCAAAAATCTGTATGAGTTGTCACCAAGGATTACAACACAACGAAACGACTTTAAAAATAATGCCTGAGAAGTTAATGGCCAGTAATTGTATTGAATGCCACATGCCGAAAAAATCATCAAATGCGATTAGTTTTCAGCTTTCAAACAGCAAACAATTATCGAATTATATTTTGAGAACGCATAAAATTGGGATTTATCCAAATGCGAAAAAGTAA